A region from the Lutra lutra chromosome 1, mLutLut1.2, whole genome shotgun sequence genome encodes:
- the NEK4 gene encoding serine/threonine-protein kinase Nek4 isoform X2, whose amino-acid sequence MPLAAYCYLRVVGRGSYGEVTLVRHRRDGRQYVIKKLNLRNASSRERRAAEQEAQLLSQLKHPNIVTYKESWEGGDGLLYIVMGFCEGGDLYRKLKEQKGQLLPESQVVEWFVQIAMALQYLHEKHILHRDLKTQNVFLTRTNIIKVGDLGIARVLENHCDMASTLIGTPYYMSPELFSNKPYNYKSDVWALGCCVYEMATLKHAFNAKDMNSLVYRIIEGKLPPMPKDYSPELAELIRTMLSKRPEERPSVRSILRQPYIKRQISLFLEATKAKTSKSNIKNGDSKSKLTAAVVSGNAESSHKAISLQLHSSEGSKTYRMGEDKCLSQEKPIVIAPLKTPASLKGHTCTPDVSNTSESLATISKVNIDILPAERRDSLSAGLVRENQPRHLDAVHELEGNRSISQVKEKLQDGTKPSPQPGNLTPAWSSDDVTGERNDPVRPVQPLNKDQKLKDQDQVPGECVTEKPDRTQPGLKPQSSGSEPSLSRQRRQKKRVQPEHSGEERQESAPRLLPSLPIVGKMDVTLTQKDAENQRGVAIGSAASCSRSREVSSSKDRPLSARERRRLKQSQEEVFPSGPSVRRASLSASGPGKPQEEGQHAPARWLSPDCTVAQERKLIHCLSEDELSSSTSSTDKSDGDSKERKGHTNEMSDLVQLMTQTLKLESKESYEDLLVPEPVSEFKLHRKYRDTLILHGKVAEEAEDLHFKELPSAIMPGSEKIRRIVEVLRADVIQGLGIQLLEQVYDLLEEEDELEREVRLQEHMGEKYTTYGVKARQLKFFEENVNF is encoded by the exons ATGCCCCTGGCCGCCTACTGCTACCTTCGGGTCGTGGGCAGGGGCAGCTACGGGGAGGTGACGCTCGTGAGGCACCGGCGGGACGGCAGGCAG TATGTCATCAAAAAGCTGAACCTCCGAAATGCCTCCAGCCGAGAGCGACGAGCCGCTGAACAGGAAGCTCAGCTCTTGTCTCAGTTGAAGCACCCTAATATTGTCACCTACAAGGAGTCGTGGGAGGGAGGTGACGGTCTGCTGTACATCGTCATGGGCTTTTGCGAAGGAGGTGATCTGTACCGAAAGCTCAAAGAACAGAAGGGGCAGCTTCTGCCTGAGAGTCAGGTGGTGGAATGGTTTGTTCAGATCGCCATGGCTCTGCAG TATTTACATGAAAAACACATCCTTCACCGAGATCTGAAAACTCAAAATGTCTTCCTAACAAGAACAAACATCATCAAAGTGGGTGACCTAGGAATTGCTCGAGTGTTAGAGAACCACTGTGACATGGCTAGCACCCTCATTGGCACACCCTACTACATGAGCCCCGAATTGTTTTCAAACAAACCTTACAACTATAAG tctgATGTTTGGGCACTGGGATGCTGTGTTTATGAAATGGCCACCCTGAAGCATGCTTTCAATGCAAAAGACATGAATTCTTTAGTTTATCGGATTATTGAAGGAAAG CTGCCACCAATGCCAAAAGATTATAGCCCAGAGCTGGCAGAACTGATAAGAACAATGCTGAGCAAAAGGCCTGAAGAAAGACCCTCCGTGAGGAGCATCCTGAGGCAGCCTTACATAAAGCGCCAGATCTCTCTGTTTCTGGAGGCCACAAAGGC AAAAACCTccaaaagtaatattaaaaatggtGACTCTAAGTCAAAGCTTACTGCTGCAGTGGTCTCTGGAAATGCTGAATCGAGTCATAAAGCCATTTCCCTCCAGCTACACTCTTCTGAGGGCTCCAAGACATATAGAATG GGTGAAGACAAATGTTTGTCCCAGGAGAAACCCATAGTCATTGCCCCCTTGAAGACACCAGCAAGTCTGAAAGGCCACACCTGCACACCAGATGTGAGCAATACCTCAGAATCATTAGCCACAATCAGTAAAGTGAATATTGACATCTTACCTGCAGAAAGAAGGGATTCCCTGAGCGCCGGCTTAGTTCGGGAGAATCAGCCAAGACACTTAGATGCTGTTCATGAGCTAGAAGGTAACCGCAGTATTTCTCAAGTGAAGGAGAAGCTGCAGGATGGCACTAAGCCCAGTCCTCAACCCGGAAACCTGACTCCCGCATGGTCCTCTGACGATGTCACTGGGGAAAGGAATGACCCAGTGAGACCTGTGCAGCCCCTCAACAAAGACCAGAAGCTGAAAGACCAG gatcaAGTTCCTGGTGAATGTGTTACAGAAAAACCAGACAGAACCCAACCAGGTTTAAAGCCACAGAGCTCTGGTTCTGAGCCTTCCCTTTCTCGACAGCGACGACAGAAGAAAAGAGTACAGCCTGAGCacagtggggaagagagacag gagTCTGCTCCTCGACTTTTGCCTTCTCTTCCCATTGTTGGAAAAATGGATGTCACATTAACACAAAAAGATGCTGAAAACCAAAGAGGAGTGGCCATTGGGTCTGCTGCAAGCTGTTCGAGGAGCAGGGAGGTGTCTTCATCAAAG gatCGACCATTATCAGCAAGAGAGAGGAGACGACTAAAGCAGTCACAGGAAGAGGTGTTTCCCTCAG GCCCTTCAGTGAGGAGAGCTTCTCTGAGTGCATCAGGGCCAGGGAAACCACAAGAAGAAGGCCAGCATGCCCCTGCCCGATGGTTGTCTCCTGACTGCACTGTGGCTCAG gaaaggaaactcaTCCACTGTCTGTCTGAGGATGAATTAAGTTCTTCTACAAGTTCAACTGATAAGTCAGATGGGGATTCCAAGGAACG gaaAGGTCATACAAATGAAATGAGTGACTTGGTGCAGTTGATGACTCAAACCCTAAAATTGGAGTCTAAAGAGAGCTATGAAGATCTCCTGGTTCCAGAACCAGTGTCAGAATTTAAACTTCATCGGAAGTACCGGGATACGCTGATACTTCATGGGAAAGTTGCAGAAGAAGCTGAGGATCTTCATTTTAAAGAGCTACCTTCTG CTATCATGCCAGGTTCTGAAAAAATCAGAAGAATAGTTGAAGTTTTGAGAGCTGATGTAATCCAGGGCCTGGGGATTCAGCTTTTAGAACAGGTGTATGATCTTTTGGAAGAAGAGGATGAATTGGAGAGAGAG
- the NEK4 gene encoding serine/threonine-protein kinase Nek4 isoform X1 has product MPLAAYCYLRVVGRGSYGEVTLVRHRRDGRQYVIKKLNLRNASSRERRAAEQEAQLLSQLKHPNIVTYKESWEGGDGLLYIVMGFCEGGDLYRKLKEQKGQLLPESQVVEWFVQIAMALQYLHEKHILHRDLKTQNVFLTRTNIIKVGDLGIARVLENHCDMASTLIGTPYYMSPELFSNKPYNYKSDVWALGCCVYEMATLKHAFNAKDMNSLVYRIIEGKLPPMPKDYSPELAELIRTMLSKRPEERPSVRSILRQPYIKRQISLFLEATKAKTSKSNIKNGDSKSKLTAAVVSGNAESSHKAISLQLHSSEGSKTYRMGEDKCLSQEKPIVIAPLKTPASLKGHTCTPDVSNTSESLATISKVNIDILPAERRDSLSAGLVRENQPRHLDAVHELEGNRSISQVKEKLQDGTKPSPQPGNLTPAWSSDDVTGERNDPVRPVQPLNKDQKLKDQDQVPGECVTEKPDRTQPGLKPQSSGSEPSLSRQRRQKKRVQPEHSGEERQVSRELCGESAPRLLPSLPIVGKMDVTLTQKDAENQRGVAIGSAASCSRSREVSSSKDRPLSARERRRLKQSQEEVFPSGPSVRRASLSASGPGKPQEEGQHAPARWLSPDCTVAQERKLIHCLSEDELSSSTSSTDKSDGDSKERKGHTNEMSDLVQLMTQTLKLESKESYEDLLVPEPVSEFKLHRKYRDTLILHGKVAEEAEDLHFKELPSAIMPGSEKIRRIVEVLRADVIQGLGIQLLEQVYDLLEEEDELEREVRLQEHMGEKYTTYGVKARQLKFFEENVNF; this is encoded by the exons ATGCCCCTGGCCGCCTACTGCTACCTTCGGGTCGTGGGCAGGGGCAGCTACGGGGAGGTGACGCTCGTGAGGCACCGGCGGGACGGCAGGCAG TATGTCATCAAAAAGCTGAACCTCCGAAATGCCTCCAGCCGAGAGCGACGAGCCGCTGAACAGGAAGCTCAGCTCTTGTCTCAGTTGAAGCACCCTAATATTGTCACCTACAAGGAGTCGTGGGAGGGAGGTGACGGTCTGCTGTACATCGTCATGGGCTTTTGCGAAGGAGGTGATCTGTACCGAAAGCTCAAAGAACAGAAGGGGCAGCTTCTGCCTGAGAGTCAGGTGGTGGAATGGTTTGTTCAGATCGCCATGGCTCTGCAG TATTTACATGAAAAACACATCCTTCACCGAGATCTGAAAACTCAAAATGTCTTCCTAACAAGAACAAACATCATCAAAGTGGGTGACCTAGGAATTGCTCGAGTGTTAGAGAACCACTGTGACATGGCTAGCACCCTCATTGGCACACCCTACTACATGAGCCCCGAATTGTTTTCAAACAAACCTTACAACTATAAG tctgATGTTTGGGCACTGGGATGCTGTGTTTATGAAATGGCCACCCTGAAGCATGCTTTCAATGCAAAAGACATGAATTCTTTAGTTTATCGGATTATTGAAGGAAAG CTGCCACCAATGCCAAAAGATTATAGCCCAGAGCTGGCAGAACTGATAAGAACAATGCTGAGCAAAAGGCCTGAAGAAAGACCCTCCGTGAGGAGCATCCTGAGGCAGCCTTACATAAAGCGCCAGATCTCTCTGTTTCTGGAGGCCACAAAGGC AAAAACCTccaaaagtaatattaaaaatggtGACTCTAAGTCAAAGCTTACTGCTGCAGTGGTCTCTGGAAATGCTGAATCGAGTCATAAAGCCATTTCCCTCCAGCTACACTCTTCTGAGGGCTCCAAGACATATAGAATG GGTGAAGACAAATGTTTGTCCCAGGAGAAACCCATAGTCATTGCCCCCTTGAAGACACCAGCAAGTCTGAAAGGCCACACCTGCACACCAGATGTGAGCAATACCTCAGAATCATTAGCCACAATCAGTAAAGTGAATATTGACATCTTACCTGCAGAAAGAAGGGATTCCCTGAGCGCCGGCTTAGTTCGGGAGAATCAGCCAAGACACTTAGATGCTGTTCATGAGCTAGAAGGTAACCGCAGTATTTCTCAAGTGAAGGAGAAGCTGCAGGATGGCACTAAGCCCAGTCCTCAACCCGGAAACCTGACTCCCGCATGGTCCTCTGACGATGTCACTGGGGAAAGGAATGACCCAGTGAGACCTGTGCAGCCCCTCAACAAAGACCAGAAGCTGAAAGACCAG gatcaAGTTCCTGGTGAATGTGTTACAGAAAAACCAGACAGAACCCAACCAGGTTTAAAGCCACAGAGCTCTGGTTCTGAGCCTTCCCTTTCTCGACAGCGACGACAGAAGAAAAGAGTACAGCCTGAGCacagtggggaagagagacaggTCAGCAGAGAGCTCTGTGGA gagTCTGCTCCTCGACTTTTGCCTTCTCTTCCCATTGTTGGAAAAATGGATGTCACATTAACACAAAAAGATGCTGAAAACCAAAGAGGAGTGGCCATTGGGTCTGCTGCAAGCTGTTCGAGGAGCAGGGAGGTGTCTTCATCAAAG gatCGACCATTATCAGCAAGAGAGAGGAGACGACTAAAGCAGTCACAGGAAGAGGTGTTTCCCTCAG GCCCTTCAGTGAGGAGAGCTTCTCTGAGTGCATCAGGGCCAGGGAAACCACAAGAAGAAGGCCAGCATGCCCCTGCCCGATGGTTGTCTCCTGACTGCACTGTGGCTCAG gaaaggaaactcaTCCACTGTCTGTCTGAGGATGAATTAAGTTCTTCTACAAGTTCAACTGATAAGTCAGATGGGGATTCCAAGGAACG gaaAGGTCATACAAATGAAATGAGTGACTTGGTGCAGTTGATGACTCAAACCCTAAAATTGGAGTCTAAAGAGAGCTATGAAGATCTCCTGGTTCCAGAACCAGTGTCAGAATTTAAACTTCATCGGAAGTACCGGGATACGCTGATACTTCATGGGAAAGTTGCAGAAGAAGCTGAGGATCTTCATTTTAAAGAGCTACCTTCTG CTATCATGCCAGGTTCTGAAAAAATCAGAAGAATAGTTGAAGTTTTGAGAGCTGATGTAATCCAGGGCCTGGGGATTCAGCTTTTAGAACAGGTGTATGATCTTTTGGAAGAAGAGGATGAATTGGAGAGAGAG
- the NEK4 gene encoding serine/threonine-protein kinase Nek4 isoform X3 — translation MGFCEGGDLYRKLKEQKGQLLPESQVVEWFVQIAMALQYLHEKHILHRDLKTQNVFLTRTNIIKVGDLGIARVLENHCDMASTLIGTPYYMSPELFSNKPYNYKSDVWALGCCVYEMATLKHAFNAKDMNSLVYRIIEGKLPPMPKDYSPELAELIRTMLSKRPEERPSVRSILRQPYIKRQISLFLEATKAKTSKSNIKNGDSKSKLTAAVVSGNAESSHKAISLQLHSSEGSKTYRMGEDKCLSQEKPIVIAPLKTPASLKGHTCTPDVSNTSESLATISKVNIDILPAERRDSLSAGLVRENQPRHLDAVHELEGNRSISQVKEKLQDGTKPSPQPGNLTPAWSSDDVTGERNDPVRPVQPLNKDQKLKDQDQVPGECVTEKPDRTQPGLKPQSSGSEPSLSRQRRQKKRVQPEHSGEERQVSRELCGESAPRLLPSLPIVGKMDVTLTQKDAENQRGVAIGSAASCSRSREVSSSKDRPLSARERRRLKQSQEEVFPSGPSVRRASLSASGPGKPQEEGQHAPARWLSPDCTVAQERKLIHCLSEDELSSSTSSTDKSDGDSKERKGHTNEMSDLVQLMTQTLKLESKESYEDLLVPEPVSEFKLHRKYRDTLILHGKVAEEAEDLHFKELPSAIMPGSEKIRRIVEVLRADVIQGLGIQLLEQVYDLLEEEDELEREVRLQEHMGEKYTTYGVKARQLKFFEENVNF, via the exons ATGGGCTTTTGCGAAGGAGGTGATCTGTACCGAAAGCTCAAAGAACAGAAGGGGCAGCTTCTGCCTGAGAGTCAGGTGGTGGAATGGTTTGTTCAGATCGCCATGGCTCTGCAG TATTTACATGAAAAACACATCCTTCACCGAGATCTGAAAACTCAAAATGTCTTCCTAACAAGAACAAACATCATCAAAGTGGGTGACCTAGGAATTGCTCGAGTGTTAGAGAACCACTGTGACATGGCTAGCACCCTCATTGGCACACCCTACTACATGAGCCCCGAATTGTTTTCAAACAAACCTTACAACTATAAG tctgATGTTTGGGCACTGGGATGCTGTGTTTATGAAATGGCCACCCTGAAGCATGCTTTCAATGCAAAAGACATGAATTCTTTAGTTTATCGGATTATTGAAGGAAAG CTGCCACCAATGCCAAAAGATTATAGCCCAGAGCTGGCAGAACTGATAAGAACAATGCTGAGCAAAAGGCCTGAAGAAAGACCCTCCGTGAGGAGCATCCTGAGGCAGCCTTACATAAAGCGCCAGATCTCTCTGTTTCTGGAGGCCACAAAGGC AAAAACCTccaaaagtaatattaaaaatggtGACTCTAAGTCAAAGCTTACTGCTGCAGTGGTCTCTGGAAATGCTGAATCGAGTCATAAAGCCATTTCCCTCCAGCTACACTCTTCTGAGGGCTCCAAGACATATAGAATG GGTGAAGACAAATGTTTGTCCCAGGAGAAACCCATAGTCATTGCCCCCTTGAAGACACCAGCAAGTCTGAAAGGCCACACCTGCACACCAGATGTGAGCAATACCTCAGAATCATTAGCCACAATCAGTAAAGTGAATATTGACATCTTACCTGCAGAAAGAAGGGATTCCCTGAGCGCCGGCTTAGTTCGGGAGAATCAGCCAAGACACTTAGATGCTGTTCATGAGCTAGAAGGTAACCGCAGTATTTCTCAAGTGAAGGAGAAGCTGCAGGATGGCACTAAGCCCAGTCCTCAACCCGGAAACCTGACTCCCGCATGGTCCTCTGACGATGTCACTGGGGAAAGGAATGACCCAGTGAGACCTGTGCAGCCCCTCAACAAAGACCAGAAGCTGAAAGACCAG gatcaAGTTCCTGGTGAATGTGTTACAGAAAAACCAGACAGAACCCAACCAGGTTTAAAGCCACAGAGCTCTGGTTCTGAGCCTTCCCTTTCTCGACAGCGACGACAGAAGAAAAGAGTACAGCCTGAGCacagtggggaagagagacaggTCAGCAGAGAGCTCTGTGGA gagTCTGCTCCTCGACTTTTGCCTTCTCTTCCCATTGTTGGAAAAATGGATGTCACATTAACACAAAAAGATGCTGAAAACCAAAGAGGAGTGGCCATTGGGTCTGCTGCAAGCTGTTCGAGGAGCAGGGAGGTGTCTTCATCAAAG gatCGACCATTATCAGCAAGAGAGAGGAGACGACTAAAGCAGTCACAGGAAGAGGTGTTTCCCTCAG GCCCTTCAGTGAGGAGAGCTTCTCTGAGTGCATCAGGGCCAGGGAAACCACAAGAAGAAGGCCAGCATGCCCCTGCCCGATGGTTGTCTCCTGACTGCACTGTGGCTCAG gaaaggaaactcaTCCACTGTCTGTCTGAGGATGAATTAAGTTCTTCTACAAGTTCAACTGATAAGTCAGATGGGGATTCCAAGGAACG gaaAGGTCATACAAATGAAATGAGTGACTTGGTGCAGTTGATGACTCAAACCCTAAAATTGGAGTCTAAAGAGAGCTATGAAGATCTCCTGGTTCCAGAACCAGTGTCAGAATTTAAACTTCATCGGAAGTACCGGGATACGCTGATACTTCATGGGAAAGTTGCAGAAGAAGCTGAGGATCTTCATTTTAAAGAGCTACCTTCTG CTATCATGCCAGGTTCTGAAAAAATCAGAAGAATAGTTGAAGTTTTGAGAGCTGATGTAATCCAGGGCCTGGGGATTCAGCTTTTAGAACAGGTGTATGATCTTTTGGAAGAAGAGGATGAATTGGAGAGAGAG